In the genome of Chaetodon trifascialis isolate fChaTrf1 chromosome 21, fChaTrf1.hap1, whole genome shotgun sequence, the window atgaagGTCTGCACCCAGTTTCATGACAGTCCGTCCACTGGCTGCTGAGACATGGACCGAGCGATCAACCAGCCCTGCTCACCGCGGAGCTGCGAGGCTGAAGATGTCACTCCATCGGGGGAAAACGGGAGTCGTTCCCGGATCAATCAGTCTGTCGTTTGCTGAGTTTACTGTGAGAATCATGACTCCATTATTCTTTCCCGATCGATTTAATTATCATAACGCAGTCTAAACGACAGCCTCTCAGTCCTTTCCCTCTGACGGTGAAGGTTTTTCTTCCATAACTGCTGAGCTGATCAATAATCGGGTGGAGGCAGCCTCTGCTGTTCTGTCGTCTGCCACCGTCCATAAAAACTCTTTTTAGTCTGGTGAAATGAATACTTTCAGGGCGTCTGAAGACAGTTTCTGAGTATGCTCATAGTTCAACTGGCCCACCCTCTGCTTCTTGTCCTCAGTTGGACGTCTCCACACAGCTGACCGTGTTGACCGCCTGGACGACGTGCACCTTGTTGacttccctcctcctcagcGAGCAGCCAAACACCTTCCTGAAGCCTTTGCGGAAGTGCTTGGAGATGAGCGCGTAGACGATGGGGTTGAGGCAGGAGTTGGTGTAAGCCACCAGGTGGGACAGGATGCGGAGGACATATGTGATGTGGTTGAGAGGGAAGCGTCCGGACCACATGCACAGGATGATCACGTGATGGGGAAGCCAGCAAAGGCAGAAGAGAGCGGCGACGATGATGATCATCTTGGTGACTTTCCGCTTGGCCCGCCTCGACGCGGACATGTCCTTTACGGGGTCCACGCTGGTCCACAGGTACCGGACGGTACGAGCGTAAGTCAGGCCAAGCACCAGGACGGGGACGAGGTAACCGAAGACGAAGGTGCACACGTCCATGATGAATCGTGGTTGGGACTGCCAGGCAGGAATACACACCACAGTGCCGGCCAGGTCCATCTGTGTGTAGTAGCTGAGATACGGTCCAGAGAAGACCAAGGCCAAGGCCCAAACCAGGCAGAGGGAGGTGAGGGCGTTCTTCGGCGTTCTCGTCTCTCTGGAGCGGAGCGGGTAGCAAATGGCTAAATACCTGtaagagcagaggaagacatgATGCAGACGTTCAGCAGCGGAAGGACGAGTCATCGCAGGCGCCGGCGGAAATGTCAAACATCAGACTGATGTAGACTGAGGTTTGAGAATCACTGTGTGAAAGAGCTTTTTAAACACATCTATAAACACAGTGCAGCGACATCCAGACTGGTTTCTGTGCGGCTGCTGTCGTATCCAGCCCAAACTGAGATGACTTCACGTGAACCTCACTGTCCTTGATGTAAGCGGATGATACTCATCAAAGACAggatgcagaaaatgaaagacgCTAATCTGTACATGAAATCCGGCTTTGGGTTTGTCCATGAACATACCAGGACACAAAGTGAGCGTGACGGCTAGTGATGCGTCTGGTGCATACGTGTTTGAAGGAGTTTTTAATCACAGCTGATTCTGAGGAGCTGATGGACTCTTCTGTTTTAATCTGTGCATTGTATATATGAATGTGGCCTCATTTAGTTTATGGACATCAATTTTGGGATTTATGGAGCCTGACTCCTCTAATACATAATGAAgtactatctatctatctatctatctatctatctatctatctatctatctatctatctatctatctatctatctatctgtatCAACTTACTCAGTTCAATGAAATGTTACTCAACATATTTCCATCTTCGCTGTCACTACATGAAAACGTTTTGCTCTTGGTGGTGCAGGCTGGGTAATTCTTAAAGCTTCTGGAAGCCTGAAACGTGGTGGACGCACCTGTCCAGGGACACAGCAGTCAGGGTGAAGATGCTCGCGTACATGGTgagaaaaatgatgaagtgCACGACTTTACACAGCACGGGACCGAACACCCACTCATCCAGAGTGTAGATGGTGGCCTGGAAAGGCACGCAGAAAACGATGAAGCACAGATCTGCCAGTCCCAGGTTCAGGATGAACAGGTTGGTGGTCTTCGTGCTCATCTGTCCGTTCCGAAACAGAACCGCGAGGACCAGAGAGTTTCCCACGGTGCCGACCAGGAAAATGACCGTAAAGCCCAGAGAAATGACCACCGACTCCACCTTCCAAGAGGACGCGTTCGCCAGGGAGAGATTCATCTTTCTGTTCTACACTTCACACTGACACGGTCGGATATCTGCGCAGCGACGGGGACGCACGCTGGAGGAGACGCGCGCCGCGTTTGCGCGCAGCTTCCAAATCCAGACGCAGCGCAGCAGGCGGCAGAGAGATCCTGACTGCATGTCATCAGCTGAGAGAGTGATCTACAGCCGTGACAAACACCAGCCCAACCCCCCTCCACTGAAGCCCGGCCGTCTGCAGGCTCCAGCGGATCACTGACGCTTCGATATGATGAAAATATGTTTGAGAAAGCAGTTTGAAAACCACAGTAAGAACAACAGAGACACCACGAAGCATCAGTGACGACCAGCTGCACGTCATAATGTcctgtcctgtggtctgaagCACCAACACATCTGCAGAAAGTCTCTCTGTTCACTCACCTGTTGACTCTGTTTCACTTCAGTCTGCTGAGACTGAGA includes:
- the LOC139349856 gene encoding galanin receptor 2a, which gives rise to MNLSLANASSWKVESVVISLGFTVIFLVGTVGNSLVLAVLFRNGQMSTKTTNLFILNLGLADLCFIVFCVPFQATIYTLDEWVFGPVLCKVVHFIIFLTMYASIFTLTAVSLDRYLAICYPLRSRETRTPKNALTSLCLVWALALVFSGPYLSYYTQMDLAGTVVCIPAWQSQPRFIMDVCTFVFGYLVPVLVLGLTYARTVRYLWTSVDPVKDMSASRRAKRKVTKMIIIVAALFCLCWLPHHVIILCMWSGRFPLNHITYVLRILSHLVAYTNSCLNPIVYALISKHFRKGFRKVFGCSLRRREVNKVHVVQAVNTVSCVETSN